One region of Oryza glaberrima chromosome 7, OglaRS2, whole genome shotgun sequence genomic DNA includes:
- the LOC127780262 gene encoding 60S ribosomal protein L44-like — MVSDDGMKSLRPDILVMTNISIFPEDPIEVNVPKTKKTYCKNKECRKHTLHKVTQYKKGKDSLSAQGKRRYDRKQSGYGGQTKPVFHKKAKTTKKIVLKLQCQSCKHYSQHPIKRCKHFEIGGDKKGKGTSLF; from the exons ATGGTCTCCGATGATGGCATGAAATCTTTGAGACCTGACATTCTTGTGATGACAAACATAAGCATATTTCCTGAGGACCCAATTGAG GTGAACGTTCCCAAGACCAAGAAGACCTACTGCAAGAACAAGGAGTGCAGGAAGCACACCCTTCACAAGGTCACTCAGTACAAGAAGGGTAAGGACAGCCTGTCTGCCCAGGGAAAGCGCCGTTATGACCGTAAGCAGTCAGGATATGGTGGTCAGACCAAGCCTGTTTTCCACAAGAAG GCAAAAACCACCAAGAAGATCGTGCTGAAGCTGCAATGCCAAAGCTGCAAGCATTACTCCCAGCACCCCATCAAG AGGTGCAAGCATTTCGAGATTGGTGGAGACAAGAAGGGCAAGGGAACATCTCTTTTCTAA
- the LOC127779027 gene encoding 60S ribosomal protein L44 isoform X4, protein MVNVPKTKKTYCKNKECRKHTLHKVTQYKKGKDSLSAQGKRRYDRKQSGYGGQTKPVFHKKAKTTKKIVLKLQCQSCKHYSQHPIKRCKHFEIGGDKKGKGTSLF, encoded by the exons ATG GTGAACGTTCCCAAGACCAAGAAGACCTACTGCAAGAACAAGGAGTGCAGGAAGCACACCCTTCACAAGGTCACTCAGTACAAGAAGGGTAAGGACAGCCTGTCTGCCCAGGGAAAGCGCCGTTATGACCGTAAGCAGTCAGGATATGGTGGTCAGACCAAGCCTGTTTTCCACAAGAAG GCAAAAACCACCAAGAAGATTGTGCTGAAGCTGCAATGCCAAAGCTGCAAGCATTACTCCCAGCACCCCATCAAG AGGTGCAAGCATTTTGAAATTGGTGGAGACAAGAAGGGCAAGGGAACATCTCTTTTCTAA
- the LOC127779027 gene encoding 60S ribosomal protein L44 isoform X5: MVNVPKTKKTYCKNKECRKHTLHKVTQYKKGKDSLSAQGKRRYDRKQSGYGGQTKPVFHKKAKTTKKIVLKLQCQSCKHYSQHPIKRCKHFEIGGDKKGKGTSLF, translated from the exons ATG GTGAACGTTCCCAAGACCAAGAAGACCTACTGCAAGAACAAGGAGTGCAGGAAGCACACCCTTCACAAGGTCACTCAGTACAAGAAGGGTAAGGACAGCCTGTCTGCCCAGGGAAAGCGCCGTTATGACCGTAAGCAGTCAGGATATGGTGGTCAGACCAAGCCTGTTTTCCACAAGAAG GCAAAAACCACCAAGAAGATTGTGCTGAAGCTGCAATGCCAAAGCTGCAAGCATTACTCCCAGCACCCCATCAAG AGGTGCAAGCATTTCGAGATTGGTGGAGACAAGAAGGGCAAGGGAACATCTCTTTTCTAA
- the LOC127780699 gene encoding glucose-6-phosphate/phosphate translocator 2, chloroplastic-like, with translation MLAAAASVKLSTAGTATAPNMALFKPLHLPPLFAAAAGPRPLSLSARPLYRQQDPFFLASRVASPAPPPPSATADGARPVEAAPAGAAPEEAARRAKIGVYFATWWALNVIFNIYNKKVLNAFPYPWLTSTLSLAAGSAIMLASWATRIAEAPATDLDFWKALSPVAIAHTIGHVAATVSMAKVAVSFTHIIKSGEPAFSVLVSRFFLGEHFPAPVYFSLLPIIGGCALAAITELNFNMIGFMGAMISNLAFVFRNIFSKKGMKGKSVSGMNYYACLSMLSLVILLPFAFAMEGPKVWAAGWQKAVAEIGPNFVWWVAAQSVFYHLYNQVSYMSLDEISPLTFSIGNTMKRISVIVASIIIFHTPVQPINALGAAIAILGTFIYSQAKK, from the exons atgctcgccgccgccgcctccgtcaaGCTCTCCACGGCCGGGACCGCCACGGCGCCCAACATGGCATTATTCAAgcccctccacctccctcccctcttcgccgccgccgccgggccacgtcccctctccctctcggcgcGCCCCCTGTACCGGCAGCAGGACCCGTTCTTCCTGGCGTCGCGCGTCgcgtcaccggcgccgccgccgccgtccgccaccgccgacggcgcCCGGCCGGTGGAGGCCGCACcggcgggcgcggcgccggaggaggcggcgaggcgggccaAGATCGGGGTCTACTTCGCGACGTGGTGGGCGCTGAACGTGATCTTCAACATCTACAACAAGAAGGTGCTCAACGCGTTCCCTTACCCGTGGCTCACGTCCacgctctccctcgccgccggctccgccATCATGCTCGCCTCCTGGGCCACCAGGATCGCCGAGGCGCCCGCCACCGACCTCGATTTCTGGAAGGCCCTGTCTCCG GTGGCGATCGCGCACACCATCGGGCacgtggcggcgacggtgagcatGGCGAAGGTGGCGGTGTCGTTCACCCACATCATCAAGAGCGGCGAGCCGGCGTTCAGCGTGCTCGTCTCCAGGTTCTTCCTCGGCGAGCACTTCCCGGCGCCGGTCTacttctccctcctcccgatCATCGGCGGAtgcgccctcgccgccatcaccgAGCTCAATTTCAACATGATTG GATTCATGGGGGCGATGATCTCGAACCTGGCATTCGTGTTCCGGAACATATTCTCCAAGAAGGGGATGAAGGGCAAGTCGGTGAGCGGGATGAACTACTACGCCTGCCTCTCCATGCTCTCGCTGGTCATCCTCCTCCCTTTCGCCTTCGCCATGGAGGGGCCCAAGGTGTGGGCTGCCGGCTGGCAAAAAGCCGTCGCCGAGATCGGTCCAAACTTCGTCTG GTGGGTGGCGGCGCAGAGTGTGTTCTACCACTTGTACAACCAAgtgtcctacatgtcattggaCGAGATCTCACCACTGACATTCAGCATCGGCAACACCATGAAGCGGATCTCCGTCATTGtcgcctccatcatcatcttccACACGCCGGTCCAGCCCATCAACGCCCTCGGAGCCGCCATTGCGATTCTCGGAACTTTCATCTACTCTCAG GCGAAGAAGTAA